One Argiope bruennichi chromosome 5, qqArgBrue1.1, whole genome shotgun sequence DNA segment encodes these proteins:
- the LOC129969253 gene encoding uncharacterized protein LOC129969253 has translation MVMCGMIGCSKRSGRDKVSFYRLPGTQRCSDPTKKELQLVRRAVWLTRICRKDLIDDEKKLKNFRICNRHFIRNEPAALKDINDPDWAPSLFLGHNYFQPDKQGKGKSGNEIEDILYDPVKGRKWHPLLEQKKYYEEVRCDEVIDIIEWRSSLEKKRMKASSIDSEDTNESSKDGKHCNSSSPVTIIYLRGELS, from the exons ATGGTTATGTGTGGCATGATAGGGTGCTCTAAACGATCTGGACGAGACAAAGTTTCTTTCTATCGGTTGCCTGGAACACAGAGATGTTCAGATCCTACAAAGAAAGAACTTCAGTTAGTGAGAAGAGCTGTTTGGTTGACACGAATTTGTCGGAAAGATTTAATTGAtgacgaaaaaaaattgaagaacttCCGGATTTGTAACAGACATTTTATCCGTA ATGAGCCAGCTGCCTTAAAAGATATAAATGACCCAGATTGGGCACCTTCTTTATTCCTTGGACACAACTATTTCCAGCCAGACAAACAGGGCAAAGGAAAAag TGGAAAtgaaatagaagatattttatatGATCCAGTCAAAGGAAGAAAGTGGCATCCTTTATTAGA acaaaAGAAGTATTATGAAGAAGTACGTTGTGATGAAGTAATTGATATCATAGAATGGCGTTCATCTTTAGA GAAGAAAAGGATGAAGGCTTCGAGCATAGATTCAGAAGATACTAATGAATCCTCAAAAGATGGAAAACACTGCAATTCTAGTTCTCCAGTTACCATCATATATTTAAGAGGCGAATTGAGTTGA